The Streptomyces bacillaris sequence CACCGAGGTCGACGGGGTCAAGAAGTCCGCCGGCGTCGTCGCGTTCGAGCTGGCGACCGGCGAGATCCACGTCTTCCAGGCGAAGTCGGTCATCTACGCCTCCGGCGGCACCGGCAAGTTCTTCAAGGTGACGTCCAACGCCCACACCCTGACCGGTGACGGCCAGGCCGCCTGCTACCGGCGCGGTCTGCCGCTGGAGGACATGGAGTTCTTCCAGTTCCACCCGACGGGCATCTGGCGCATGGGCATCCTGCTGACGGAGGGCGCCCGCGGTGAGGGCGGCATCCTCCGCAACAAGGACGGCGAGCGCTTCATGGAGAAGTACGCGCCCGTCATGAAGGACCTCGCCTCGCGTGACGTCGTCTCGCGCTCCATCTACACGGAGATCCGGGAGGGCCGCGGCTGCGGTCCGGCCGGCGACCACGTCTACCTGGACCTGACGCACCTGCCGCCGGAGCAGCTGGACGCCAAGCTCCCGGACATCACCGAGTTCGCGCGGACCTACCTCGGCATCGAGCCCTACACGGACCCGATCCCGATCCAGCCGACCGCGCACTACGCCATGGGCGGCATCCCGACCAACGTCGAGGGCGAGGTGCTGGCCGACAACACCACCGTCGTCCCGGGCCTGTACGCCGCCGGCGAGGTCGCCTGTGTCTCCGTGCACGGCGCCAACCGCCTCGGCACCAACTCGCTGCTCGACATCAACGTCTTCGGACGGCGTTCGGGCATCGCCGCCGCCGAGTACGCGGCGAAGAGCGACTTCGTCGAGCTCCCCGAGAACCCGGCCCAGCTGGTCCAGGACCAGGTGGAGCGGCTGCGCAACTCGACGGGCACCGAGCGGGTCGCCGAACTGCGCACGGAGCTGCAGGAGTGCATGGACGCCAACGTGATGGTGTTCCGTACCGAGCAGACCATCAAGACGGCGGTCGCCAAGATCGCCGAGCTGCGCGAGCGCTACCTGAACGTGTCCATCCAGGACAAGGGCAAGCGGTTCAACACCGACCTGCTGGAGGCCATCGAGCTGGGCAACCTGCTCGACCTGGCCGAGGTCATGGCGGTCTCCGCGCTCGCCCGCAAGGAGTCCCGCGGCGGTCACTACCGCGAGGACTACCCGAACCGCGACGACGTCAACTTCATGCGCCACACCATGGCGTACCGCGAGGTGGCCGCCGACGGCGCCGAGTCGATCCGGCTCGACTACAAGCCGGTCGTGACGACCCGCTACCAGCCGATGGAGCGTAAGTACTGATGGCTACCCCGACCCTGGACAAGACCGGCAACGCCGAGGCCGGCTTCGCCGACTCCCCGTTCATCACGGCCACGTTCCGCATCCGTCGCTTCAACCCCGAGGTGTCGGACGAGGTCCAGTGGCAGGACTTCCAGATCGAGATCGACCCGAAGGAGCGTGTCCTCGACGCCCTTCACAAGATCAAGTGGGAGCTCGACGGGACCCTGACGTTCCGCCGTTCCTGCGCGCACGGCATCTGCGGTTCCGACGCGATGCGGATCAACGGCAAGAACAGGCTCGCCTGCAAGACGCTGATCAAGGACATCAACCCGGAGAAGCCGATCATGGTGGAGGCCATCAAGGGCCTCACGGTCCTCAAGGACCTCGTGGTCGACATGGACCCGTTCTTCCAGGCGTACCACGATGTCATGCCCTTCCTCATCACCAAGGGGAACGAGCCGACCCGCGAGCGCCTGCAGTCCCCCGAGGACCGCGAGCGGTTCGACGACACCACCAAGTGCATCCTGTGCGCCGCGTGCACGTCCTCGTGCCCGGTGTTCTGGAACGACGGCCAGTACTTCGGCCCGGCGGCGATCGTCAACGCGCACCGCTTCATCTTCGACTCGCGCGACGAGGCCGGTGAGCAGCGGCTGGAGATCCTCAACGACCGTGACGGCGTGTGGCGTTGCCGTACGACGTTCAACTGCACGGACGCCTGCCCGCGTGGCATCGAGGTCACCAAGGCGATCCAGGAGGTGAAGCGCGCGCTCATCACGCGTCGCTTCTGACCTTCGGGCAGCACTTCACGGGCCCCGTCCGCCGTGGTCGTCATGACCCCGGTGGACGGGGCCCGTTGCTGCGTACGGGCGATATGAGCGGTACGGTCGTCCGGAGCGAGACGCGCACAGAGAACGGGGATCCCCATGAGCGAGCCGCAACCCGCACCGGGCGACGCCTACAAGTGGGGTCCTCCCCAGCAGCCCGCCCACCCGCCGACGGTGGCCGACGGCCAGGCGTACGGCTACCCCACGCCGGGCGCCACACCCGCGTACGGCTATCCGCAGCCGCTCCCCGAGTCCGCGACCCAGCCCGGTCCCGGTTACGGCTACCCGCACCCGGCGCAGCCGACGATGCCCGGTCAGGGCGGGGTGCCGGTGCTGTCGATCGGGGACATCACGGTCATGAGCGACGCGATCGTGACCCCGTCGGGGACGATGCCGCTCAAGGGGGCGGTCTGGACGGCCACCGACATGTCGCGCACCGAGGAGAAGATCCCGGCGCACGCGATCGTGCTGGCGATCGTCTTCGCCCTGTTCTGCCTGATCGGCCTGCTCTTCCTGCTGATGAAGGAGAAGCGGACCGTGGGCTTCGTGCAGGTGACCGTCACCAGCGGCGGCCGCCACCACGGCACGATGATCCCGGCCATGGGCCCGCACACCTTCCCCGCCGTGATGGGCCAGGTCAACCAGGCCCGCTCGATGAGCGTCTGAGCGCGGAACCACCCGGTCATGGCACGTTTCGCGCACACGGTCACCGTCGCCGCCCTGGACCGCGGCTGGTTCGAGGAGACGGCCGGACATGTGGTGGACCTCTTCGAGGCCTCCCGCGAGCAGGACGGGGCGATCCTCCTGCCCGACGGGCGCCCGGTGCACGGGCTGCGGCTGCTGAAGGGGCGTCATCTGCAGCCGGGGGCGGAGTACGGGGAGACACCCGGGGAGAAGGACGAGGGGCGGGGTGGCCCGGAGCCCGCCGTGGAAGCCGCCGCCCTGCCACAGAAGGCCCCTTCGGAACCCTCTGTGGAAGCCGCCGTTCTCCGTGAGTGGCGGCCCTCCCGGGTCATCGCGGTGGAGAGCCACGCGGTGGACGAGGGCATGTCCATGCGTGTGGGCGTACGGCTGCGGGAGCCCCGGGCCCCGAAGTCGCTGGAGCTCTCCCTCGATGGGCACAACCCCGAGGGCGGTTCGCTGTACCGCTTCTCCGGCCGCGCCAGGGCCGACCTGCACGCCTGGTGGGCGGCGCTGGACCTGCCCCCGGCCGCTCCCCCGCCCGCCCGGGCCCCGGTCGTCGGCAAGGCCGTCCACCGGCTCGGCAAGGCCCGTCTCACGGTCACCCCGCGCGCGGCCGGGGACGGTTCCTGGCGGGTCTCCGTCGTGCTGAGCGTGCGCGGGCGGTGGCTGCTGCGGCCGGTCGCGGCGGTGGGGCTGTTCTTCGCCCGGAAGCCGGTCGAGCGGGGGTTCCGGGAGGCGGTGGACTCCTCGGTGGCGGAGTGGGCCGAGATGCTGGCGGAGCTGCCGCGGCTGCGCGGCGAGGCGCTGCGCGCGGAGATCGCGGACGCGCTGACCGAGCCGCCGCAGCCCGTGGCGGAGGAGCCGGAGCCCTCGGAGCCCGCGCCCAAGTCCCTCTGACGCACAGCACACACGGACCCCTTCTTGAACATGTTCAAGAAGGGGTCTACAGTCACGCCCACAAGGAGTTTTGAACGCGTTCAAAGGAAGGTGGGGCATGGACCTCACTGTGGTCGCGTACGTCGTCTACCTGCTCATCAGCGTGGCGCTCACCGTCTGGGTCGCCCGCACCCTCAGCCGTAACGGCAAGGTCTTCCTCGCCGACGTGCTCAAGGGGAACGAGAAGCTCGCGGAAGCCGTCAACCACCTGCTGGTGGTGGGCTTCTACCTGGTCAACCTCGGGTTCGTCGCGCTCTACCTCAGGAACGCCGACGGGGTGGCCGACGCCCGCGAACTGCTGGAGACGCTCTCGGTGAAGGTGGGCGTGGTCCTGCTGGTGCTCGGGATCATGCACCTGGGCAATGTGTGGGTGCTCAGCCGCATCCGCCGCCGGGGCGCCATGGAGCACCGGCAGACCCATCTCGTACCGCCGCGCGGCTGGGCCCCGCCGACCGGCGCCGGCCCGTGGGCCGCCCCGGCGCCCGGCCCCCGGCAGTGAGGGCCGCCGGACACGGCCTAGGGTGGGGCCCGTGGTGAAGGAAGAGAAGAACGTGCAGGAGAACGGGGCTTCCAAGCCCGCCGGGACCGGCCGGAGCGCACCGTCCGGCAAGGCCGCGAAGAGCGAGCAGACCCGCACGCTGATTCTCGAGACGGCCCTGCGGCTCTTCGCCGAGCGCGGGTACGACAAGACGACCATGCGGGCCATCGCGCAGGAGGCGGGCGTCTCCGTCGGGAACGCCTACTACTACTTCTCCTCCAAGGAGCACCTGGTCCAGGGGTTCTACGACCGCATCGCCGCCGAGCACGCGGAGGCGGTGCGGCCGGTCCTCGCGGCAGAGAGCGAGCTGGCCGACCGGGTCCGGGGGCTGCTGCTGGTCTGGCTGGACGTGGCGGAGCCGTACCACCGGTTCGCCGCTCAGTTCTTCAAGAACGCGGCCGACCCGGAGAGCCCGCTCTCCCCGTTCTCCGACGAGTCGGTGGCGGCCCGCGAGGCGGCGATCGCCCTGCACCGCGAGGCCCTCGCCGGTTCGAGCACCAAGAGCGACCCGGAACTGGCCCCGCTGCTGCCCGAGTTGCTCTGGCTGATGCAGATGGGGCTGGTGCTGTTCTGGGTGTACGACCGCTCCCCGGGCGCGGAGCGCAGCCGTCGGCTGGTCGAGCGCACCGCGCCGATCGCCGCACGGGCCATCGCGCTCTCCCGGTTCCAGGTGCTGCGACCGCTCGTGCGGCAGGTCCACGCGCTGCTGGTGGAGTTCATGCCCGTCCCGGACGGCCGGGACGGGCACGAGGAGCGGCCGGTCAGATCCGGTTGAGCTCCCACAGGCGCCAGAAGCCCGTGCCGTCGGAGAGGTACTGGGAGCCGGCGACACCCGTCTTGGCGACGACGTAGTCCTTCTTCTGCCACAGCGGCAGCAGCGGCACGTCCTCACCGACCAGCTTCTGCATCTCCTTGAAGTCGTTGGAGGTGCGGCCGCGGTCGCTGTACTGCTGGGTGGCGGCGATCAGCTGGTCCATCTTCTTGCTGGAGTAGCCGCTGTGCAGGACGTTGCCGGTGCCGACGAGCGGCTGGCTGAAGGTGTCCGGGTCCGGGAAGTCCGGGAACCAGCCGACGGTGTACATGTCGTACTCACCGGCCGCGTACCCCTTCTGGTAGCGGGTCCACTCGACGGCCTTGACCGAGACCTTGAAGAGCCCGTCCTTCTCCAGCTGGCGGCGCAGCTCGGCGGTCTCCTTGGTGTACATGTCGCCCTCGCGGTAGGCGAAGTTGACGGCGACCGGGGTCTCGACACCGGCCTCCGCCAGCAGCTTCTTGGCGCGCTTGGGGTCGGAGGAGGGGTAGGCGTCGAAGAAGGGGGTGCTGTGCCCGATGTAGCCGGTGGGGATCAGCGAGTACAGCGGCTGGACCGTGCCCTGGTAGACCTTGCTGACCAGCGGGCCCCGGTCGAGCAGCGCGGCGACGGCCTGGCGGACCTTCTTCGTGCCGAACGGCGAGTCGTCGCGGGTGTTGAAGATGATGTTGCGGATCTCGGCGCTGGCCGCCTCCGTGACCCGGACGTCCGGGTCGCCCTCGTCCAGCTCGGCGAGGGTCTCGGAGGGCAGCTGGCGGTGGGCGACCTCGATGTCGCCGTTCTTCCACGCCGTCAGCAGGTCCTCGGAGGCCTTGAAGTAGTTGATGGTGACGGCCTGGCCGGTCTTCTTCAGCGCGCCCTTGTACTTCAGGTTCGGCACCAGCTCGGCGCGGGTCCCCGACTCGTACGAGCGCAGGACGTACGGGCCGGAGCCGTCGACCTGGTTGCCCTTGCGCAGCTCGTCCGCCGGGTACTTGGTCGAGTCGACGATCGCCGCGGCGCCGGTGGCCAGCTTCTGCGGGAAGGTCGCGTCCTTGCTGGAGAGGTTGAAGGTGATCGTGCGGCCCTCGGTCGTCACCGAGTCGAGGGTCGGGAAGAGACCGGCGGGGCCGACGTCCGACTTGATCGTGAAGATCCGGTCGAAGGAGTGCTTGACGTCCTCGGCGGTGATCTTCCGGCCGTTGGAGAAGGTCAGGTCGTCACGGAGCTTGCACTGGTACGTCTGGAGCTTCTGCCCGACGAACGCGCAGCTCTCCGCCGCGTCCGGCTCCGGCACGATGGCACCGGGCTTGAAGGTCATCAGCGACTGGTAGATGTTGCTGTAGATCGCCCAGGAGCCCGCGTCGTACGCGCCGGCCGGGTCGAGCGAGGACACGATGTCCGATGTCCCGACGGTGATCGCGTCGGTCTTCGCCTCCCCCGACGGGAGAAGTTGCCAGGCCCCCACGCCTGCGATGACCAAAACCGCGAGAATCGCGAGAATCCGTACCCGGACCGACCGCATTGCCGTGCTCTCCCTTACCAGCCCCACCACGGCAGTTGCGCGCAGACACGCACATCGCCGCATGTTCGCGCTTACCCAATCACACGATTTTCACATCTGGAAGAGTAAATAGGGCACTCACAGCCTTTTGTTGGACACGGTCGACGGACCGTGTCCGAAAAGGCCGTTTCCCGCCCCCGACCAGGGGTATTCCGTAGCTGAGGGTGACGTTACGGTGCAGTTTTGTTGAAGCGTGCATGATCGCAACCGCAACGTCGGCGAGGTCCGGAGGCCGGGTTCCGGGCCTTGCGGGAGGCGCGTCTCAGGCCTGCCGCGAGGCGAGTTCGACGACGGTGATGTCGGCCGGGGCGCCGACCCGTACCGGCGGCCCCCAGGCGCCCGCGCCGCGCGAGACGAACAGTTGCGTGTCGCCGTACCGTTCGAGCCCGGCGACGGTCGGGTTGGCCAGCTCCGCGAGGTAGTTCCCCGGCCAGAGCTGCCCGCCGTGGGTGTGGCCGGAGAGCTGGAGGTCGACGCCGTGCCGGACGGCGTCGTGGATGACGACGGGCTGGTGGGCGAGGAGGACGGCGGCCCGGGAGCGGTCCCGGTCCCCGAGCGCCCGGCCGAAGTCGGGGCCCTGGCCCTCGGTCTCCCCCGCGATGTCGTTGACCCCGGCGAGGTCGAAGCCGCCCATCTCCACCCGGGCGTTCTCCAGCGGGATCAGCCCCAGCTCGCGGACGTGGTTCACCCACTGCTCCGCGCCGGAGAAGTACTCGTGGTTGCCGGTGACGAAGAAGCTGCCGTGCCGGGCGCGGAGCCCGGCCAGCGGCTCGGCGGCGGAGCCGAGGTCGGCCACGGAGCCGTCGACCAGGTCACCGACGACGGCGACCAGGTCGGGCGAGGTGGAGTTGATCGTGTCGACGATCCGCCGGGTGTGGGCGCGGCCGAGGATCGGGCCGATGTGGATGTCGCTGACCACGGCGATCCGGAAGCCGTGGGCCGCCCGGGGCAGTTTGGCCAGCGGCACGGTGACGCGCTTCACGGTCGGCCCGCTCAGCACGTTGGCGGTCCCGTACCCGACGGTGGCGAGCCCGGCGGCGGCAGCGGCCCCGCCGACCACCCGGGAGACGAAGAGCCGGCGGGAGGGGCGCGCGAGGGGCGTGGCGGGGGCGTCGGCGGTCGCGGGCGCGGTGGCCGTGACGGGGTCAGGAGCGGATGACTCCGGTTCCGGTTCGGTGGGCTGGGTGGTCTCGGGGATCGGGTCGGCCGAGGTGGTGGAGGGAGCGGGACCGGCCGGGACGAGTTCTTCCGTACGGGGGCGGGTTCCGCTTGTCGTCGTGGCGACGGCCTCCGACGACAGCGCGACGGTGGTCCGGTCCGCGGCGGCCGCGTCGCGCCGGGCGAGCACCCGGCGCAGCACCGGGCGGACGAACTCGCCCACCAGCAGGGCCAGCGTCAGATACATCAGGGCGGCCAGCCAGAGGAAGCCCGGCCAGGCCAGCACCTGCTGGAGCCAGAAGGGCGCCCCGATCCGGCCGGAGGTCATGGCCCCGACGCTCAGCAGGGGCAGCACGAAGGCCGCGACGGTGCCCACCGTGCGCAGGGTGCTGCCGGGTGCCGTCGTGTCACCGACCAGCCGGCGCCAGACATAGCGGTGCACTGTCGCCAGCAGCGCCAGCACCACGAGCGCCACCAGGGCGAAGATCACTGCTGCCATCCGTGCTTCCCTAAGTTCCTGTCGTCATGGGCGCTCGTCGCGCAAAGCCCGGACACCACGCAACCCGATCGCGCCGACCACCGTCCCCAGAAGAAAGGACGTGATGGCGAGCAGCAGGTGGACCCAGAAGTACCCGGTCGGCTCGCCCGCGTCGTCGAACGCGAGCCCGCTGCCGTCCTGCCACAGGTTCTTGACGAAAGTGATCCAGATGAACCAGCTCCACACCCCGAAGACGAGCAGGAACCAGGAGGCGGGGCGGCTGAGCTTCATGGGTCCAGTATCGCCGCCGCCCTCCCGGTCCCTCGTCCGGGGTGGCGTCCGAAAGGGGCAGTCCCGGCCATCCCTCCGGCGGGTCAGCCGGTCCGGGTCCTCATCCACATTTTCGCCCTGTACGTTTTCGACCGTGCCCGCTCTGAAAAAGATCGCTTTGACGGTCGCCTCCGCCGTAGTGATGTCCACTCTTGTCCTTGCTCCCGCGTCGGCGGCCGAGAAGGACAAGGAGAAGGACAAGCAGCCCGTGCCGAACCACGTCATGTCGAGCGTCGGGGGCGAGCAGCTCTCCATGAACGGCACCCAGGTCAACCTCGGCCCGGGGGCGCCCGTGCTGCCCAAGGATCTGACCGCCCGCTCGTGGATCGTCGCGGACGCGGAGAGCGGCCAGGTGCTGGCGGCGCACAACTCCCACTGGCGGCTGCCCCCGGCCTCCACGCTGAAGATGCTTTTCGCGGACACGGTCCTGCCCGCGCTCCAGCCGACCTCCCTGACCTACAAGGTCAAGGACAGCGACCTCACGGGGGTCGGGGAGGGCAGCAGCCTGGTGGGGGTCAAGGAGGACCACACGTACACGGTCCACGACCTGTGGCTCGGGGTCTTCCTCCGTTCGGGCAACGACGCGGTGCACGTGCTCTCGGAGATGTACGGGGGCGTGCCCAAGACGGTGGCGGCGATGCAGCGGCACGCCGAGGAGCTCCAGGCGCTGGACACCACGGTGGTCTCGCCGGACGGGTACGACGCGCCGGGCCAGGTCTCCAGCGCCTACGACCTGACGCTGATCGCCCGCAGCGGGATGCAGAAGAAGGACTTCCGCGAGTACGCGGCGACGGCCTCCGCCGACTTCCCCGGGGAGCAGAAGGGGAAGAAGCGCGAGACCTTCGAGATCCAGAACACCAACCGGCTGATCACCGGGGACAACGGCGTCGACCCGTACAAGGGCATCGCTGGCGTCAAGAACGGCTACACCACCCACGCGGGCAACACCTTCACCGGCGTCGCCGAGCGCGACGGCCGGGTGCTGCTGGTCACCGTGATGAACCCGTCGGCGGACGAGAGCCACGCCGTCTACAAGGAGGCCGCCCACCTGCTCGACTGGGGCTTCGCCGCGAGCGGCAAGGTGCGGCCGGTCGGTGAGCTGGTGCCGCCGAAGTCCGTGGACACGGGCGCCGGTGGGGTCTTCGGCGGCAAGGGCGCGCAGCCGGCGGCCGGGGCCGACCAGGGATCCGGCGGCCAGGCGAAGGCCGCGCACGCGGCGGCGGCCGGGCAGGGCTCCGGTGGCGTCGGGATCGCGCTGGCGGTCGTCGGCGGGGTGCTGGTGCTCCTGGCGGCCGGGGTGTTCCTGGTGAACCGCCGCTGGCCGGTGCCGGGCCTGGCCCGCCGCCCGCAGGAGGGGACGGCGGGCGAGCCGAAG is a genomic window containing:
- the sdhA gene encoding succinate dehydrogenase flavoprotein subunit; protein product: MQIHKYDTVIVGAGGAGMRAAIEATKRSRTAVLTKLYPTRSHTGAAQGGMAAALANVEEDNWEWHTFDTIKGGDYLVDQDAAEILAKEAIDAVLDLEKMGLPFGRTPEGKIDQRRFGGHTRSHGEAPVRRACYSGDRTGHMILQTLYQNCVKEGVEFFNEFYVLDQLITEVDGVKKSAGVVAFELATGEIHVFQAKSVIYASGGTGKFFKVTSNAHTLTGDGQAACYRRGLPLEDMEFFQFHPTGIWRMGILLTEGARGEGGILRNKDGERFMEKYAPVMKDLASRDVVSRSIYTEIREGRGCGPAGDHVYLDLTHLPPEQLDAKLPDITEFARTYLGIEPYTDPIPIQPTAHYAMGGIPTNVEGEVLADNTTVVPGLYAAGEVACVSVHGANRLGTNSLLDINVFGRRSGIAAAEYAAKSDFVELPENPAQLVQDQVERLRNSTGTERVAELRTELQECMDANVMVFRTEQTIKTAVAKIAELRERYLNVSIQDKGKRFNTDLLEAIELGNLLDLAEVMAVSALARKESRGGHYREDYPNRDDVNFMRHTMAYREVAADGAESIRLDYKPVVTTRYQPMERKY
- a CDS encoding succinate dehydrogenase iron-sulfur subunit, which encodes MATPTLDKTGNAEAGFADSPFITATFRIRRFNPEVSDEVQWQDFQIEIDPKERVLDALHKIKWELDGTLTFRRSCAHGICGSDAMRINGKNRLACKTLIKDINPEKPIMVEAIKGLTVLKDLVVDMDPFFQAYHDVMPFLITKGNEPTRERLQSPEDRERFDDTTKCILCAACTSSCPVFWNDGQYFGPAAIVNAHRFIFDSRDEAGEQRLEILNDRDGVWRCRTTFNCTDACPRGIEVTKAIQEVKRALITRRF
- a CDS encoding TetR/AcrR family transcriptional regulator, translated to MVKEEKNVQENGASKPAGTGRSAPSGKAAKSEQTRTLILETALRLFAERGYDKTTMRAIAQEAGVSVGNAYYYFSSKEHLVQGFYDRIAAEHAEAVRPVLAAESELADRVRGLLLVWLDVAEPYHRFAAQFFKNAADPESPLSPFSDESVAAREAAIALHREALAGSSTKSDPELAPLLPELLWLMQMGLVLFWVYDRSPGAERSRRLVERTAPIAARAIALSRFQVLRPLVRQVHALLVEFMPVPDGRDGHEERPVRSG
- a CDS encoding ABC transporter substrate-binding protein, coding for MRSVRVRILAILAVLVIAGVGAWQLLPSGEAKTDAITVGTSDIVSSLDPAGAYDAGSWAIYSNIYQSLMTFKPGAIVPEPDAAESCAFVGQKLQTYQCKLRDDLTFSNGRKITAEDVKHSFDRIFTIKSDVGPAGLFPTLDSVTTEGRTITFNLSSKDATFPQKLATGAAAIVDSTKYPADELRKGNQVDGSGPYVLRSYESGTRAELVPNLKYKGALKKTGQAVTINYFKASEDLLTAWKNGDIEVAHRQLPSETLAELDEGDPDVRVTEAASAEIRNIIFNTRDDSPFGTKKVRQAVAALLDRGPLVSKVYQGTVQPLYSLIPTGYIGHSTPFFDAYPSSDPKRAKKLLAEAGVETPVAVNFAYREGDMYTKETAELRRQLEKDGLFKVSVKAVEWTRYQKGYAAGEYDMYTVGWFPDFPDPDTFSQPLVGTGNVLHSGYSSKKMDQLIAATQQYSDRGRTSNDFKEMQKLVGEDVPLLPLWQKKDYVVAKTGVAGSQYLSDGTGFWRLWELNRI
- a CDS encoding metallophosphoesterase; this encodes MIFALVALVVLALLATVHRYVWRRLVGDTTAPGSTLRTVGTVAAFVLPLLSVGAMTSGRIGAPFWLQQVLAWPGFLWLAALMYLTLALLVGEFVRPVLRRVLARRDAAAADRTTVALSSEAVATTTSGTRPRTEELVPAGPAPSTTSADPIPETTQPTEPEPESSAPDPVTATAPATADAPATPLARPSRRLFVSRVVGGAAAAAGLATVGYGTANVLSGPTVKRVTVPLAKLPRAAHGFRIAVVSDIHIGPILGRAHTRRIVDTINSTSPDLVAVVGDLVDGSVADLGSAAEPLAGLRARHGSFFVTGNHEYFSGAEQWVNHVRELGLIPLENARVEMGGFDLAGVNDIAGETEGQGPDFGRALGDRDRSRAAVLLAHQPVVIHDAVRHGVDLQLSGHTHGGQLWPGNYLAELANPTVAGLERYGDTQLFVSRGAGAWGPPVRVGAPADITVVELASRQA
- a CDS encoding SCO4848 family membrane protein, which encodes MKLSRPASWFLLVFGVWSWFIWITFVKNLWQDGSGLAFDDAGEPTGYFWVHLLLAITSFLLGTVVGAIGLRGVRALRDERP
- a CDS encoding D-alanyl-D-alanine carboxypeptidase family protein, yielding MPALKKIALTVASAVVMSTLVLAPASAAEKDKEKDKQPVPNHVMSSVGGEQLSMNGTQVNLGPGAPVLPKDLTARSWIVADAESGQVLAAHNSHWRLPPASTLKMLFADTVLPALQPTSLTYKVKDSDLTGVGEGSSLVGVKEDHTYTVHDLWLGVFLRSGNDAVHVLSEMYGGVPKTVAAMQRHAEELQALDTTVVSPDGYDAPGQVSSAYDLTLIARSGMQKKDFREYAATASADFPGEQKGKKRETFEIQNTNRLITGDNGVDPYKGIAGVKNGYTTHAGNTFTGVAERDGRVLLVTVMNPSADESHAVYKEAAHLLDWGFAASGKVRPVGELVPPKSVDTGAGGVFGGKGAQPAAGADQGSGGQAKAAHAAAAGQGSGGVGIALAVVGGVLVLLAAGVFLVNRRWPVPGLARRPQEGTAGEPKDGEPEARSEPEKSSKD